One genomic window of Meles meles chromosome 15, mMelMel3.1 paternal haplotype, whole genome shotgun sequence includes the following:
- the PCARE gene encoding photoreceptor cilium actin regulator: MGCTPSHNDIVNSVAKSGIQFFKKPKAILPGCQGASERCSVPLPVPGCTCYDSGGDPSQGQRLAEEQPQAGWTQSPAEGLYRLTRGLTAGPGKATEGMPPETETSPPQLDKSQNHRAKDLPSKTQSSHGSQGAGFSREESEERNTQQRKLRRHTCGQQDHCCQTILPAHEPESKVDFPEPLVKAHQHAYTYLHSCLSKYEAILCLIHQATQTQELLQPMVTFLLLCFDEVNRLLGEISKDGENLLQEVREDLAWPLRKGESQERPELLQQLLQYTVSKLQGLSGTVASVAGSFLEGSSSYHHATASHLGKKLSTKRAADECLLRALGQLESLASGHGDPGMQGGPLCSEDSGIGGDNESVQLGDRLGKQASWDSGSEPVECKPVHSATGEARLSGKTWQHSPSRIGADRPQDCPLSRPPTAKVQPAAQWGAGSPRPSSPGPKTMTARPLGMGESTLCESPGIGVSMEADFSKGSRLMDTPSLSEGEDSSPEGEEDQVSRMSPCPRQEKSSPPRPRSSPGGPESPFQPHPRRLESPQAQEMILKMKEAISERIKFVPVPSGTQDWADEEERRTAVSPRPSTASGSSRAPVRQRRSQSEGCLQSHMEDPTFLELQRVQRDLSRRLEAFYALGARQQGRSPERVRQPQAAALRPDTSRGSQNNTISKLKASLTKNFVILPSQDKSILQKCGPRPESEEPRPGEGEEVPITTPSGEKTSEAPGAEDWNVRGCPSRTSVKKLIETFSPAKSLRTLGDSKDAGPSPCLRKWGIPIMPPRFPIYRGLAPLYPKPRISPAASRDSLQGAPDWRPLAPIFPPLLTTGASKEEDLSFTSETEDDPEHLPPPPPEILMDKSFTSLEPPESSTPAGSSPKRTRVPGLGGADPAQRTWASPKLRASMNPTDLLPSKSTTAPTRPHSTGPGGSKSGCGTRKLTMDLSHPPATSRNPEEEGRGAPSQAPADRLTSLSKRPQKVIPWHHSSHTPGQNRTLEPSLARPTRGSHSPEAPRQSQERSPLLVRKASSTRGYWTPREDRRQPSSHGPVQPSVPPVHGSPSPPVSPPISPTVLSPPTMKEGASPPPRHRPPHTPPVSPPAQHTSSPATQHPEVSSPSSTTSPSPPVSPALGHKQTRDSEDSQAATAKASGNTRSIFCPATSCLFEAAPPPSTAHPLAPALLPPEAGGPHGTPAGGWRSSGPRQRAGSQRGMALCALNPQPFIRRTASDRRPSVRLRLPVPGASSDACQPALSRSSSSEESPKKDTEPWNSPCAPELKGSGRGASPPELCVLGQGLQREARASHTQDKPQQREVARPANQQGYTDASHLTRRWVTAKHQTVPGRAGQPNSY, encoded by the exons ATGGGGTGCACACCTTCTCACAATGACATTGTTAATAGCGTTGCTAAGAGTGGcatccagttttttaaaaagcccaaagCAATTCTGCCAGGATGTCAGGGGGCCAGTGAAAGATGCTCTGTCCCTTTGCCGGTTCCAGGCTGCACCTGCTATGACTCTGGGGGAGACCCGTCCCAGGGACAGAGGCTGGCAGAGGAACAGCCACAGGCCGGGTGGACCCAAAGCCCAGCGGAAGGTCTCTATCGGCTCACAAGAGGTCTCACTGCAGGCCCAGGGAAAGCTACGGAGGGAATGCCCCCAGAAACCGAAACCTCCCCGCCCCAGCTGGACAAGTCACAAAACCACAGGGCTAAGGACCTTCCATCCAAGACACAGAGCTCCCACGGGTCACAAGGGGCAGGCTTTTCCCGGGAAGAGAGTGAGGAAAGGAATACCCAGCAAAGGAAGCTGAGACGCCACACATGTGGCCAACAGGACCATTGCTGCCAAACCATCCTTCCTGCTCATGAGCCTGAAAGCAAAGTGGATTTCCCTGAGCCCCTGGTGAAGGCCCACCAGCATGCCTACACCTACCTCCACTCCTGCCTCTCCAAGTACGAAGCAATCCTGTGCCTCATCCATCAGGCCACCCAGACCCAAGAGCTGCTGCAGCCCATGGTCACCTTCCTGCTGCTGTGCTTTGATGAGGTCAACCGGCTCTTGGGCGAGATCTCCAAGGACGGAGAaaacctcctccaggaagtccggGAGGATCTGGCTTGGCCGTTGAGGAAAGGGGAGTCCCAGGAGCGGCCAGAACTCCTGCAGCAGCTTCTGCAGTACACAGTCAGCAAGCTGCAGGGGCTCAGTGGCACGGTGGCCTCCGTCGCTGGCAGCTTCCTGGAGGGCTCCAGCAGTTACCACCATGCCACCGCGAGCCACTTGGGAAAGAAGCTGAGCACAAAGAGGGCTGCAGATGAATGCCTCCTAAGGGCTCTGGGGCAGCTGGAGAGCTTGGCGAGCGGCCATGGGGACCCTGGGATGCAGGGTGGACCCTTGTGCTCTGAGGACAGCGGCATCGGTGGGGACAACGAGTCTGTGCAGCTGGGGGACAGGCTGGGCAAGCAAGCCAGCTGGGACTCGGGGTCGGAGCCCGTAGAGTGCAAGCCAGTGCATTCAGCCACGGGGGAAGCCAGGTTGTCAGGAAAGACCTGGCAGCACAGTCCTTCCCGGATAGGTGCAGACAGACCCCAGGACTGCCCCCTCTCCAGGCCTCCCACTGCAAAGGTTCAGCCCGCGGCACAGTGGGGAGCAGGTAGCCCACGGCCCTCAAGCCCAGGCCCAAAAACAATGAccgccaggcctctggggatgggcGAAAGCACTCTGTGTGAGTCCCCTGGGATCGGGGTCTCCATGGAAGCAGATTTTTCTAAAGGCTCCAGGTTAATGGACACTCCTTCCCTCAGTGAAGGGGAGGACAGTAGCCCAGAGGGGGAGGAAGACCAGGTGAGCCGTATGAGTCCATGTCCACGGCAGGAAAAGTCTTCCCCTCCAAGGCCACGTTCTTCACCTGGTGGCCCAGAGAGCCCATTTCAGCCACACCCCAGGAGGCTCGAGAGCCCCCAAGCCCAGGAAATGATTCTGAAGATGAAGGAAGCAATCAGTGAAAGGATCAAGTTTGTCCCTGTGCCTTCTGGGACCCAGGACTGGGCCgatgaggaggagaggaggacagCGGTCTCCCCAAGACCCAGCACAGCCAGCGGCAGCAGCAGGGCCCCTGTGAGGCAGAGGAGGTCCCAGTCAGAGGGGTGTCTGCAAAGCCACATGGAGGACCCCACCTTTCTGGAGCTGCAGAGGGTGCAGAGAGACCTGAGCCGGAGGCTGGAGGCCTTTTACGCCCTAGGTGCACGGCAGCAGGGACGGAGCCCGGAGCGGGTGCGGCAGCCCCAAGCTGCGGCTCTGAGACCAGACACCAGCAGGGGCTCCCAGAACAACACCATCAGCAAGCTGAAGGCCTCCCTCACCAAGAACTTCGTCATTTTGCCAAGTCAGGACAAGAGCATCTTGCAGAAATGTGGTCCCCGTCCTGAGAGTGAAGAGCCCcggccgggggagggggaggaggtgccAATCACCACCCCATCGGGGGAGAAGACCAGTGAGGCTCCAGGGGCTGAGGACTGGAATGTCAGGGGTTGTCCCAGCAGAACATCCGTCAAGAAACTCATTGAAACTTTCAGTCCCGCCAAGAGTCTGAGGACCCTAGGGGACTCTAAGGACGCTGGGCCAAGCCCCTGCCTCAGGAAGTGGGGGATCCCCATCATGCCTCCCAGATTTCCCATTTACAGGGGGCTTGCCCCTTTGTATCCCAAGCCCCGAATTTCTCCAGCAGCAAGTAGAGACTCTCTCCAGGGAGCCCCAGACTGGAGACCCTTAGCCCCTATCTTCCCCCCGCTGCTGACAACAGGAGCATCCAAGGAGGAGGACCTCAGTTTCACCAGTGAAACAGAAGATGACCCAGAGCATCTCCCTCCACCGCCTCCGGAAATCCTGATGGACAAGTCGTTCACCTCTCTGGAGCCCCCAGAGAGCAGCACGCCAGCAGGGAGCTCTCCCAAGAGGACCCGTGtaccagggctgggaggggctgaCCCTGCCCAGAGAACGTGGGCTTCCCCAAAGCTAAGAGCCTCCATGAACCCCACTGACCTACTACCCAGCAAGAGCACGACTGCCCCCACCAGGCCCCACAGCACAGGGCCAGGGGGCAGCAAGAGTGGCTGCGGTACCAGAAAGCTCACCATGGACCTGAGCCACCCGCCAGCAACCAGCAGAAACCcagaggaggagggcagaggggctCCAAGTCAGGCACCCGCAGACAGGCTCACCAGCCTGTCCAAGCGTCCCCAGAAGGTCATCCCCTGGCACCATTCCAGCCACACACCTGGGCAGAACAGGACTTTGGAACCCAGCCTGGCCAGGCCAACACGAGGGTCGCATTCTCCTGAAGCCCCCAGGCAGAGCCAGGAGAGAAGCCCCCTGCTGGTCAGGAAGGCCTCTTCCACGAGGGGATACTGGACACCCCGAGAGGACAGGAGGCAGCCCTCCTCTCATGGACCTGTCCAGCCAAGTGTTCCCCCTGTGCATGGCTCCCCCAGCCCACCGGTCAGCCCTCCGATAAGCCCCACGGTGCTCAGCCCCCCCACGATGAAGGAAGgagcttcccccccaccccggcacaGGCCTCCTCACACTCCCCCGGTGAGCCCCCCCGCACAGCACACCTCCAGCCCCGCCACCCAGCACCCAGAAGTGAGCTCCCCTTCCTCtaccacctccccctcccccccggtGTCCCCCGCTCTGGGGCACAAGCAAACAAGAGATTCCGAGGACAGTCAGGCAGCCACGGCCAAAGCATCTGGGAACACACGTTCCATATTCTGTCCAGCCACCTCCTGTCTGTTTGAGGCTGCCCCGCCCCCTTCGACAGCCCACCCACTTGCCCCAGCATTGCTGCCCCCTGAAGCTGGCGGCCCTCACGGGACCCCCGCAGGGGGCTGGAGGAGCTCAGGGCCACGGCAGAGGGCAGGCTCACAGCGGGGCATGGCTCTGTGTGCCCTCAACCCTCAGCCTTTCATCAGAAGGACAGCTTCTGACCGCCGGCCAAGTGTCCGCCTTCGGCTGCCTGTCCCCGGCGCCTCCAGCGACGCTTGTCAACCCGCGCTCAGCAGGAGCAG CAGCAGTGAGGAGAGCCCCAAGAAGGACACGGAGCCATGGAACAGCCCCTGTGCCCCAGAACTGAAGGGCAGTGGCAGGGGCGCGTCTCCCCCAGAGCTCTGTGTGTTGGGCCAAGGGCTGCAACGGGAAGCCCGAGCCAGCCACACCCAGGACAAGCCTCAACAGAGGGAAGTAGCCAGACCGGCTAACCAGCAGGGTTACACGGATGCCAGCCACCTGACAAGGCGATGGGTGACAGCCAAGCATCAGACTGTCCCAGGGAGGGCGGGCCAACCAAACTCCTACTGA